One genomic region from SAR92 clade bacterium H455 encodes:
- a CDS encoding CBS domain-containing protein yields MNVKQMMTNQVSTCNDNTPLSTVATTMWNNDCGSVPVVDENNRPVAMVTDRDIAIGAALQQRPLWELTPNDITDNQQLHKCHLNDDVQTALDIMRENGVRRLPVVNDQGTLAGIVSSGDIIARANSAENAELPFYSTEGMLKAVVGQSPSMPLMS; encoded by the coding sequence ATGAATGTGAAACAAATGATGACCAACCAAGTATCGACCTGTAATGACAATACACCATTGAGTACTGTAGCTACGACAATGTGGAATAACGACTGTGGTTCAGTACCTGTGGTGGATGAAAATAACCGCCCTGTAGCCATGGTCACTGATCGAGATATTGCCATTGGCGCGGCCCTGCAGCAGAGGCCGCTGTGGGAGTTAACACCCAATGACATAACCGATAACCAACAGTTGCACAAATGCCATCTCAACGATGATGTGCAGACAGCATTGGATATCATGCGTGAGAACGGTGTTCGCAGACTGCCCGTGGTCAATGATCAAGGAACCCTAGCGGGAATTGTCTCCTCAGGAGATATTATCGCCAGGGCCAACAGCGCAGAAAATGCCGAGTTGCCGTTCTATAGTACCGAGGGCATGCTAAAAGCAGTTGTCGGACAGTCTCCATCTATGCCTTTAATGAGCTAA
- a CDS encoding glycoside hydrolase family 57 protein, which produces MLDKTQDSAKSLNVVLCWHMHQPEYRDPVSGVCDQPWTYLRALKDYTDMAAHLEQVPGSNAVVNFSPLLLLQIDRYSEQFNRYFVDNQPPLDPLLRALIEPTIDQESKYNLVKRCLDHHNFNSGQHFDAYIALNNIGRHILDNPSHIAYICDDFFTDLLVWFHLTWLGETVRRDDPRVQKLMALEKHYSMYDRIQLMRIVSDQVSQVIPRYRTLAQRQVIELSMTPYGHPIGPLLVDLNSAKEATPHLVMPNATEYPGGEERLKWHIEAGKEVFIKYFGTAPIGCWPGEGALSDASLTVLDNSGFAWTASGTGVLSNSLKNSGQQNNDSDTNLYSAYSVGDRAIRCFFRDDHLSDLIGFTYSQWHADDAVTNFISRLEEIAQRCAEQPDAVATIIMDGENAWEHYHHNGFYFLRGLYRQLADHPNLNLTTFSECLQGHSKQLEHLTAGSWVYGNLTTWIGSADKNRAWDMLINAKNSFDKVLQSQRLSAEEQLAAERQMAVCEGSDWFWWPGGDNPPETVSAFDERFRMHLTALYSLLVLPTPDYLQRPFTHSYPGDGFCHEVHQGGVMRRAE; this is translated from the coding sequence ATGCTAGATAAAACACAAGATTCTGCTAAATCACTGAATGTTGTACTCTGCTGGCATATGCACCAGCCAGAGTACCGCGATCCCGTCTCTGGGGTCTGCGACCAGCCCTGGACCTATCTGCGGGCACTCAAAGACTATACCGATATGGCTGCGCATCTCGAACAGGTACCGGGCAGCAACGCCGTAGTCAATTTTAGTCCACTGTTACTGCTGCAGATAGATCGCTATAGCGAGCAGTTCAACCGCTACTTTGTCGATAACCAGCCGCCCTTAGACCCACTTCTCCGAGCACTGATAGAACCGACAATCGATCAAGAGTCCAAATATAACCTCGTCAAACGCTGTCTCGACCATCATAATTTTAACAGTGGCCAGCACTTCGACGCCTATATTGCGCTGAATAATATTGGCCGCCATATTCTCGATAATCCCAGTCATATAGCCTATATCTGCGACGATTTTTTCACCGACCTTCTGGTCTGGTTTCACCTCACCTGGCTAGGAGAAACGGTACGCAGAGATGATCCCCGGGTGCAGAAACTGATGGCTCTAGAAAAGCATTATTCCATGTACGACCGCATCCAGCTGATGCGTATTGTCAGCGATCAAGTTAGTCAGGTTATACCCAGGTATCGCACCCTCGCCCAGCGCCAGGTTATCGAACTGTCCATGACCCCCTATGGTCATCCGATCGGCCCCTTATTGGTGGATCTAAACAGCGCCAAAGAGGCCACGCCCCATCTTGTTATGCCCAATGCCACAGAATATCCCGGTGGTGAAGAGCGTTTAAAGTGGCACATCGAAGCCGGTAAAGAGGTCTTTATAAAGTATTTTGGCACCGCACCCATCGGCTGCTGGCCCGGCGAGGGGGCATTGAGTGACGCCAGCCTAACAGTGCTAGATAACAGTGGTTTTGCCTGGACTGCCAGTGGCACTGGTGTTTTGAGTAACAGCCTAAAAAACTCCGGGCAACAGAACAACGATTCCGACACCAATCTGTATAGCGCTTACTCCGTGGGCGATCGCGCTATTCGCTGTTTTTTTCGCGATGACCACCTTTCAGATCTTATCGGCTTCACCTATTCACAGTGGCACGCTGATGATGCGGTGACCAATTTTATCAGTCGTCTCGAGGAGATAGCTCAGCGCTGCGCCGAGCAACCGGATGCGGTAGCCACGATTATTATGGACGGCGAAAATGCCTGGGAGCACTACCATCATAATGGCTTTTATTTTTTGCGCGGGCTCTATCGCCAACTCGCCGACCATCCGAATCTCAATCTAACAACCTTCTCAGAGTGCCTCCAAGGTCATAGCAAACAACTGGAGCATCTCACTGCTGGCAGCTGGGTCTATGGCAACCTCACCACCTGGATTGGCAGTGCCGATAAAAATCGCGCTTGGGATATGTTGATCAACGCCAAAAACAGCTTTGATAAGGTGCTGCAGAGCCAGCGCCTAAGCGCAGAGGAGCAGCTCGCGGCAGAGCGTCAAATGGCTGTCTGCGAAGGTTCTGACTGGTTCTGGTGGCCCGGCGGGGACAACCCGCCAGAGACAGTTAGCGCCTTTGATGAGCGCTTTCGTATGCACCTGACAGCCCTCTATTCCCTGCTTGTCCTCCCAACCCCAGACTATCTACAGCGTCCCTTTACTCACAGTTATCCTGGAGATGGATTTTGCCATGAGGTGCATCAGGGCGGAGTCATGCGCAGGGCGGAATAA
- the glgC gene encoding glucose-1-phosphate adenylyltransferase, with amino-acid sequence MNQIVMDKHWAPHATREASNSRFVSRLTKNTLGLILAGGCGSRLNQLTRWRAKPAVPFGGQFRIIDFALSNCVNSGIRRIGVLTQYKAHSLIRHIQRGWGFLHGEFDEFVELLPAQQRLESSWYLGTADAVYQNIDIVRNHNADYVLILAGDHIYKMDYGPMLAQHVEKGADLTIGCIELATDQASAFGVMNVDPQGRIIEFEEKPEQPSSIANNPGRSLISMGIYIFNSQFLIDQLINDADNIDSNHDFGQDLIPELIERYRVYAYSFRDTLRDCPNRASGDSANKMEQPPQAYWRDVGTVDAYWRSNLELIGITPELNLYDREWPIWTYREQTPPAKFVFDEPQRRGIAIDSMISGGCIISGAIVRHSLLFNNVSVDEGSRVSNSVVLPEVRIGKSCRINKAIIDKGAVLPDNTVIGDNLEDDAERFYVSPDGVVLVTPDMLGQVLHHAR; translated from the coding sequence ATGAATCAAATTGTCATGGATAAACACTGGGCTCCACATGCAACACGTGAAGCGAGTAACAGCCGTTTCGTTAGCCGGCTGACAAAAAATACTCTCGGATTAATTCTGGCTGGTGGCTGTGGCTCAAGATTGAATCAACTGACACGCTGGCGAGCGAAACCGGCAGTGCCTTTTGGCGGACAGTTCCGAATTATTGATTTTGCCCTGTCCAACTGTGTTAATTCCGGTATTCGTCGGATTGGCGTGCTCACTCAGTACAAAGCTCACTCCCTAATCCGGCACATACAGCGCGGTTGGGGATTTCTGCACGGCGAATTCGATGAGTTTGTCGAGTTGCTGCCCGCCCAGCAACGCCTAGAGAGCTCTTGGTATCTGGGCACCGCCGATGCGGTGTATCAGAATATCGACATAGTGCGCAATCACAACGCCGACTATGTGTTAATTCTAGCCGGAGATCATATTTACAAAATGGACTATGGGCCAATGCTGGCACAGCATGTGGAAAAAGGCGCCGACTTAACCATTGGCTGCATTGAACTGGCCACAGATCAAGCCAGTGCCTTCGGCGTTATGAACGTTGACCCACAGGGCCGAATTATCGAGTTTGAGGAGAAGCCAGAGCAGCCCTCAAGTATCGCCAACAATCCAGGTCGATCGCTTATATCCATGGGTATTTATATTTTTAACAGCCAGTTTCTTATCGACCAGCTGATCAATGACGCTGACAATATCGACTCCAATCATGACTTCGGGCAAGATCTGATTCCCGAGCTAATCGAAAGATACCGGGTCTATGCCTATTCCTTTCGCGATACATTGCGCGACTGCCCTAACAGGGCCTCCGGTGACTCAGCGAATAAAATGGAGCAACCGCCTCAGGCCTACTGGCGCGATGTGGGTACAGTGGACGCCTACTGGCGCTCTAACCTTGAACTGATCGGCATCACCCCCGAGCTCAATCTCTACGATCGCGAGTGGCCAATTTGGACCTATCGCGAACAAACTCCGCCGGCAAAATTTGTTTTTGATGAACCTCAGCGCCGTGGCATTGCTATCGACTCCATGATTTCCGGTGGCTGTATTATCTCTGGCGCAATCGTCCGCCACTCACTGTTATTTAACAATGTGAGTGTCGATGAAGGCAGTCGGGTAAGTAACTCAGTGGTATTACCGGAAGTGCGGATTGGCAAGTCCTGCCGGATCAATAAAGCCATTATCGATAAGGGCGCTGTGCTGCCCGACAATACAGTAATCGGTGACAATTTAGAGGACGATGCCGAACGCTTTTATGTCAGCCCCGACGGAGTTGTTCTGGTAACACCAGATATGCTCGGACAGGTACTTCATCATGCTAGATAA